One stretch of Corvus hawaiiensis isolate bCorHaw1 chromosome 1, bCorHaw1.pri.cur, whole genome shotgun sequence DNA includes these proteins:
- the LOC125329066 gene encoding serpin B10-like produces the protein MDALNKANTSFALDFFKQQCQEDGDKNILFSPWSISSALATVYLGAKGNTADQMAKVLHFNKAEGAKNVTTTIRIHVYSRTEESLSNRRACFQKTEVGKSDNIHTGFKALSFEINQPTKNYLLKSVNQLYGEKSLPFSKEYLLLAKRFYSAEPQSVDFVGAADEIRRDINSSVEQQTEGKIQNLLPPGSVDSLTRLVLINALYFKGNWATKFEAEATRQRPFRINMHTTKPVPMMYLRDKFNLNYIESVQADVLELPYVNNDLSMFILLPSDIAGLQKLERELTFENLSAWTNPELMEKMNMEVYLPRFTLEEKYDLKSTLSRMGIQDAFTEGQADFTAMSKTGDLFLSQVFHKCYLEVNEEGTEAAAASSATLASRSLGATVIFVADHPFLFFIRHNKTKTILFLGRFSSP, from the exons ATGGATGCATTGAATAAAGCAAACACAAGCTTTGCTCTCGACTTTTTCAAACAGCAATGTCAGGAAGATGGTGACAAGAATATATTGTTCTCTCCTTGGAGTATTTCATCTGCCCTGGCTACTGTTTATTTGGGAGCCAAAGGTAACACTGCAGATCAGATGGCAAAG GTACTTCACTTTAACAAAGCTGAAGGAGCCAAAAATGTCACCACAACCATAAGAATTCATGTCTACTCCAGAACAGAAGAGAGTCTATCAAATCGACGTGCATGTTTCCAGAAG ACAGAAGTTGGCAAATCGGACAATATCCATACTGGATTTAAAGCACTCAGCTTTGAAATCAACCAACCCACTAAAAATTACCTGCTTAAAAGTGTCAACCAGTTATATGGAGAAAAATCATTGCCTTTCAGTAAG GAATACTTACTGTTAGCCAAGAGATTTTACAGTGCAGAGCCACAGTCAGTCGACTTTGTGGGAGCAGCAGATGAAATCAGGAGAGACATCAATTCCAGTGTGGAACAACAGACTGAAG GTAAAATCCAAAATCTGCTGCCTCCTGGATCTGTAGATTCACTCACGAGGCTAGTCCTGATAAATGCACTCTACTTCAAAGGAAACTGGGCAACAAAGTTTGAAGCTGAAGCTACCAGGCAGAGACCTTTCAGAATAAACATG CATACAACTAAACCAGTGCCCATGATGTACCTGAGAGATAAGTTTAACTTAAACTACATAGAATCAGTTCAGGCTGATGTTCTTGAGCTTCCATACGTCAACAATGACCTCAGCATGTTTATCCTGCTACCGAGTGACATCGCTGGCTTACAAAAG CTAGAAAGAGAATTGACCTTTGAAAACTTGTCTGCATGGACCAATCCAGAACTAATGGAGAAAATGAACATGGAAGTTTATCTGCCCAGGTTCACGTTAGAAGAGAAATATGACCTCAAATCTACTTTGAGCAGGATGGGCATACAAGATGCCTTCACAGAAGGTCAAGCTGATTTCACAGCAATGTCCAAGACTGGTGATCTGTTTTTGTCACAAGTTTTTCACAAGTGTTACCTGGAAGTCAATGAAGAaggcacagaggcagcagctgccagttcAGCAACACTGGCATCACGAAGTCTTGGTGCTACTGTTATCTTTGTGGCAGATCACCCTTTCCTCTTCTTTATCAGGCACAACAAGACCAAGACTATCCTCTTCTTGGGAAGGTTTTCTTCCCCGTAG
- the LOC125329073 gene encoding heterochromatin-associated protein MENT-like isoform X1 has protein sequence MEVVSTSVGKFTVDLFNKLNETNKGKNIFFSPWSISAALALTYLGAKGTTATQMAEVLHFTQGAGAEASSSVARPSRGRPKRRKLDPENKQAADIHSGFKKVLSAINKPRSTYSLRSANRIYVEKTFLLVPTYIQLSKNYYKAEPHKINFKTAPEQSGKEINAWVEKQTEGKIKNLLGPRDVTNSTKLILINAIYFKAEWEVKFKAEATEVQPFRLSKNKTKPVKMMYMRNTFPVLIMETMNFKMIELPYMQRELSMFILLPDDIKDNTTGLEQLERELTYEKLSEWTDSKKMTETLVDLYLPKFKMEERYDLSSNLMGMGMRNAFSINADFSGMVEDKVIISKVLHKSFVAVDEKGTEAAAATAVIIEVTSPPVSHVLKFKVDHPFYFFIRHNKSKSILFFGRFCSPLE, from the exons ATGGAAGTGGTCTCAACATCAGTTGGCAAGTTTACAGTTGATCTTTTCAACAAGCTGAATGAGACcaacaagggaaaaaacattttcttttccccttggaGCATAtcagctgctctggctctgaCATACCTGGGAGCAAAAGGGACTACAGCAACTCAGATGGCAGAG GTCCTTCATTTcacccagggagcaggagctgaagcCTCTTCTTCTGTGGCCAGGCCTTCTCGGGGGAGaccaaagagaagaaaattg gATCCTGAGAACAAGCAAGCTGCAGATATCCATTCTGGCTTCAAGAAAGTCCTCTCTGCCATCAACAAACCCAGAAGCACCTACTCACTGAGAAGTGCCAACCGCATTTATGTGGAAAAAACCTTCCTATTAGTGCCT acATACATACAGCTCAGTAAGAACTACTACAAAGCAGAGCCACACAAGATTAACTTTAAGACAGCACCAGAACAGTCTGGAAAGGAAATCAATGCTTGGGTTGAAAAACAAACTGAGG gaaaaatcaagaaTTTGCTGGGTCCACGAGATGTGACAAACTCCACCAAGCTGATCCTGATAAATGCCATTTACTTCAAGGCAGAATGGGAAGTGAAATTTAAGGCAGAAGCTACAGAGGTGCAACCCTTCCGACTGAGCAAG AACAAGACCAAGCCTGTAAAGATGATGTACATGAGAAATACATTTCCAGTTCTCATCATGGAGACAATGAATTTCAAAATGATTGAATTGCCATATATGCAACGCGAACTCAGTATGTTCATCCTCCTTCCTGATGACATCAAAGACAACACTACGGGTCTCGAACAG CTGGAAAGAGAACTGACGTATGAGAAGCTGTCCGAATGGACTGATTCCAAGAAGATGACCGAGACTCTTGTGGATCTGTACCTACCTAAATTCAAAATGGAAGAGAGATATGACCTCAGTAGTAATctgatggggatgggaatgcgCAATGCCTTCAGCATCAATGCTGATTTCAGTGGAATGGTTGAGGATAAAGTGATAATCTCCAAAGTTCTTCACAAGTCTTTTGTTGCAGTTGATGAGAAGGGCACCGAGGCAGCCGCTGCTACTGCTGTCATTATAGAAGTAACAAGTCCACCTGTTAGCCATGTTCTGAAATTTAAGGTTGACCACCCTTTCTACTTCTTCATCAGACACAACAAGTCCAAGAGCATCCTGTTTTTTGGTAGATTCTGCTCTCCTCTAGAATGA